From Antricoccus suffuscus, one genomic window encodes:
- a CDS encoding HNH endonuclease signature motif containing protein, with the protein GVVLYLGRAQRLATASQYIALVARDGGCTFPGCDVPPEWCQIHHVTAWRDGGPTDIDDLTLACGYHHREYEDRGWESVMIRGLPHWRPPAWIDQTRTSVLHHRITLNNRRE; encoded by the coding sequence GGTGTCGTGCTCTACCTCGGCCGGGCGCAACGGCTCGCGACCGCGAGCCAATACATCGCGCTGGTCGCGCGGGACGGCGGCTGCACCTTCCCCGGATGCGACGTGCCACCGGAATGGTGCCAAATCCACCACGTCACCGCGTGGCGAGACGGCGGCCCGACCGATATCGATGACCTGACTCTCGCGTGTGGCTATCACCACCGCGAATACGAAGACCGCGGCTGGGAATCAGTCATGATCAGAGGACTACCGCACTGGCGCCCGCCGGCGTGGATCGACCAGACCCGTACCTCGGTCCTGCATCACCGCATCACCCTCAACAACAGACGCGAATAA
- a CDS encoding tyrosine-protein phosphatase, whose amino-acid sequence MHAETSSSQTPDISRVSERVIVLEGAFNARDAGGLPTVDGREVRRNVLLRMDSPQRLTEKDAEVLLDERGVRTILDLRYSDESREHGIGPLRRDDVVHINVPVRSSDSMVAPGLRAAVDAEPERPVWEITYEYYKGYFQTNDGAALVSALRELIRPDATPVLVHCAAGKDRTGVVVALAQSLAGVNNDIIAADYAASASAVPKIVARLAELGGYGELDPQDVSRQMTSAETMLALMDWVDKEYGGAREFLHQHGMSETELDKLAAVLVTEGN is encoded by the coding sequence ATGCACGCCGAAACTTCCTCCAGCCAGACCCCCGACATCTCCCGAGTGAGCGAGCGCGTCATCGTGCTCGAGGGCGCGTTCAACGCTCGCGACGCCGGTGGGCTTCCCACCGTCGACGGTCGCGAGGTACGCCGCAACGTCCTGCTGCGGATGGACAGTCCTCAGCGGCTCACCGAGAAGGACGCCGAAGTGCTGCTCGACGAGCGCGGCGTGCGGACGATCCTCGACCTGCGCTACTCCGACGAGTCTCGCGAACACGGCATCGGGCCGCTGCGCAGGGACGACGTCGTACACATCAACGTCCCGGTCAGGAGCAGCGACTCGATGGTGGCGCCGGGACTGCGTGCCGCCGTCGACGCCGAGCCGGAGCGGCCCGTCTGGGAGATCACCTACGAGTACTACAAGGGCTATTTTCAGACCAACGACGGTGCCGCGCTCGTCTCTGCGTTGCGCGAGCTGATCCGTCCGGACGCGACGCCGGTGCTCGTGCACTGCGCCGCGGGCAAGGATCGCACCGGAGTCGTCGTCGCACTTGCGCAGTCGCTGGCCGGCGTCAACAACGACATCATCGCCGCGGACTACGCCGCTTCAGCGAGCGCCGTACCGAAAATCGTCGCGCGGCTCGCTGAGCTCGGTGGCTACGGCGAGCTCGATCCGCAAGATGTCAGCCGCCAGATGACAAGTGCCGAGACGATGCTGGCCCTGATGGACTGGGTCGACAAGGAGTACGGCGGCGCCCGCGAGTTTCTGCACCAGCACGGCATGAGCGAGACCGAGCTCGACAAACTGGCTGCCGTTCTCGTCACCGAAGGAAACTAG
- a CDS encoding THUMP-like domain-containing protein — protein sequence MPAPHELGRLTSDAGAFALAAATRMIEDGQSDLQMLQSLRRTVTQDTATAALRQAQLRRRAVAKFGDDAAQMWFLPDSLEQASRPEVSAHRVGRLVDAGVRRIVDAGAGIGGDTIAFARAGIDVTAIESDPAVSEALRLNVAALGLGGLVEVVPTAAREALRGVDARTVLFFDPARRTDGRRVFDPQLCSPPLSWITSFTNPVVAKMSPGLDHDAVPDGWEAEWVSTATESGRSVVEACLWSPPFAAAECRATVVGRNTVESIAGRPDDDLPVGEVSSYVYEPDGAVNQAHLVGQVVRATGGTLLQPKIAYVTGDSPLPSTLASTYQVLEVLNWSKRRVKAAMRNYSARDLIVKMRGLRLDPGAVRRELLPALHDQAGEPIVLILCRRTSDTIAILARRVAT from the coding sequence ATGCCCGCACCACACGAACTAGGCCGTCTCACATCGGACGCAGGAGCGTTCGCGCTTGCTGCTGCAACCCGGATGATCGAGGACGGTCAGTCGGATCTTCAGATGTTGCAGTCGCTGCGTCGTACCGTCACCCAGGACACAGCCACCGCCGCGTTGCGTCAGGCTCAGCTACGGCGCCGGGCGGTCGCGAAGTTCGGCGATGACGCGGCCCAGATGTGGTTCCTACCAGACAGTCTCGAACAGGCGAGCCGGCCCGAGGTCTCCGCGCACCGGGTGGGCCGGCTCGTCGATGCCGGGGTGCGACGCATCGTCGATGCCGGGGCGGGAATCGGTGGCGACACAATCGCCTTCGCGCGCGCTGGGATCGACGTAACGGCGATCGAGTCCGATCCGGCCGTGAGCGAGGCACTGCGGCTCAACGTCGCGGCCCTGGGGCTCGGCGGGCTCGTCGAGGTCGTTCCAACCGCAGCGCGGGAGGCACTGCGGGGCGTCGATGCGCGAACAGTGCTGTTCTTCGACCCGGCTCGGCGTACCGATGGACGGCGCGTGTTCGATCCGCAGCTATGCAGTCCCCCGCTGTCCTGGATCACGTCGTTCACCAACCCGGTCGTCGCGAAGATGTCGCCAGGGCTGGACCACGACGCCGTACCGGACGGCTGGGAGGCCGAGTGGGTGTCCACCGCGACCGAGTCCGGTCGCTCGGTCGTCGAGGCGTGCCTGTGGTCGCCCCCGTTCGCCGCCGCGGAATGCCGCGCAACGGTAGTCGGACGCAACACGGTGGAGAGCATTGCCGGTCGGCCGGATGACGACCTGCCGGTTGGCGAGGTTTCCAGTTATGTCTACGAACCGGACGGTGCCGTCAATCAAGCTCACCTTGTGGGGCAGGTTGTCCGGGCGACTGGTGGCACATTGTTGCAGCCGAAGATCGCCTATGTGACGGGCGACTCGCCGCTGCCGAGCACGCTTGCCTCGACGTACCAGGTGCTCGAAGTGCTGAACTGGTCTAAACGTCGCGTCAAGGCCGCGATGCGCAACTATTCAGCTCGCGATCTCATCGTCAAGATGCGCGGCCTGCGACTTGACCCCGGCGCTGTACGCCGTGAATTGCTACCCGCGTTGCACGATCAAGCTGGAGAGCCGATCGTGCTTATCTTGTGTCGGCGTACGTCGGACACGATCGCGATCCTCGCCCGCCGCGTCGCGACCTGA
- the guaB gene encoding IMP dehydrogenase yields MADKFVSSGLTFDDVLLLPDASDFVPSDVDTTTQVTRNISIKLPLISSAMDTVTESRMAIAMARQGGLGVLHRNLAIEDQARQVELVKRSESGMVSDPVSCSPDDTLAEADELCGRYRISGLPVVDDAGVLIGIVTNRDMRFESDMRRKVRDVMTKDNLVTAPMGVDGDEALRLLHQNKIEKLPLVDAAGKLRGLITVKDFIKREQYPHASKDGNGQLLAAAAVGVGQDQVKRAMTLVEAGADILMVDTAHGHAKAVLEMVALLKKELSVDIVGGNVATKRGAQAIIDAGADGVKVGVGPGSICTTRVVAGVGVPQISAIHEAAQAGRAAGIPVIGDGGLQYSGDIAKAIAAGASAVMLGSLLAGVEESPGDLIFINGKQFKAYRGMGSLGAMQSRGEARSYSKDRYFQDDVLSDDKLVPEGIEGQVPYRGLLSAVAHQLVGGLRAGMGYAGTQTIPELQLRGRLVQITAAGLVESHPHDIQMTVEAPNYGSRR; encoded by the coding sequence ATCGCCGACAAGTTTGTGTCGTCGGGCCTGACCTTCGACGACGTGCTGCTGCTACCTGACGCCTCGGACTTCGTGCCCAGCGACGTCGACACCACGACGCAGGTCACCCGCAACATCTCCATCAAGCTCCCGCTGATCTCCTCGGCGATGGACACCGTCACCGAGTCGCGGATGGCTATCGCGATGGCGCGCCAAGGCGGCCTGGGCGTGCTGCACCGCAACCTTGCCATCGAGGACCAGGCGCGGCAGGTCGAGCTCGTCAAACGCTCCGAGTCCGGAATGGTCAGCGACCCGGTCAGCTGCAGCCCCGACGACACGCTCGCCGAGGCGGATGAGTTGTGCGGCCGCTACCGCATTTCCGGCCTGCCGGTCGTCGACGATGCCGGCGTACTGATTGGCATCGTGACCAACCGCGACATGCGATTCGAAAGCGACATGCGGCGCAAAGTCCGCGATGTGATGACTAAGGACAACCTGGTCACCGCGCCCATGGGTGTCGACGGCGACGAGGCGTTGCGGCTCCTTCACCAAAACAAGATCGAAAAGCTTCCGCTGGTCGACGCGGCGGGCAAGCTGCGCGGATTAATCACTGTCAAGGACTTCATCAAGCGCGAGCAGTACCCACACGCATCGAAGGACGGCAATGGTCAGCTGCTTGCGGCGGCCGCGGTTGGTGTCGGCCAAGACCAGGTCAAGCGCGCGATGACGCTCGTGGAGGCCGGCGCCGACATCCTGATGGTGGATACGGCGCACGGGCACGCCAAGGCGGTCCTCGAGATGGTGGCGCTGCTCAAAAAAGAGCTGAGCGTCGACATCGTCGGGGGCAATGTCGCAACAAAACGTGGCGCGCAGGCGATCATCGATGCGGGCGCCGACGGGGTAAAGGTCGGCGTCGGGCCAGGGTCCATCTGTACGACGCGCGTCGTCGCCGGAGTCGGCGTACCGCAGATCAGCGCGATCCACGAGGCCGCTCAAGCAGGTCGCGCCGCCGGCATCCCGGTGATCGGAGACGGGGGACTGCAGTACTCCGGTGACATCGCCAAGGCCATCGCGGCCGGCGCGAGCGCGGTCATGCTCGGCAGCCTTCTTGCCGGAGTCGAGGAAAGCCCCGGCGACCTGATCTTCATCAACGGCAAGCAGTTCAAGGCCTACCGCGGCATGGGTTCGCTCGGCGCGATGCAGTCCAGAGGCGAGGCGCGCTCGTACTCGAAGGACCGCTACTTCCAAGACGACGTGCTGTCCGACGACAAGTTGGTACCCGAAGGGATCGAGGGTCAGGTGCCCTACCGCGGGCTGCTCTCGGCGGTCGCGCATCAACTTGTCGGTGGCTTGCGCGCGGGCATGGGATACGCCGGCACGCAGACGATCCCCGAATTGCAGCTGCGGGGCCGACTCGTCCAGATCACCGCCGCGGGACTCGTAGAATCGCATCCGCACGACATCCAGATGACGGTCGAGGCGCCCAACTACGGCAGCCGCCGCTAG
- a CDS encoding acyl-CoA thioesterase: MNSWKKVSMSPTLQRILDLQQIGVDRFSVPVIHGGDRIFGGHLLAQALMSAARTVEQDRQPNSIHASFLRAGVAGTDLTFEVQRIRDGGSFSTRRVVIHQQGRELLMATVSFHVGEAGEDWQPSRAESTMPRIADASPIPSDARFGSVGSYEIRTVAPWTAGQPREGLHPYWVRADSNLGESPALHYAALLLISDLGIIRAARNPHSQVPGNEWAAMSLDHALWWHRAPRADQWMLVEAEPTSNALGRGMAHGRIRAEDGTLLATLNQEVLLRMPARKPRAEQPAVAKAADR, translated from the coding sequence GTGAACTCATGGAAGAAGGTGTCGATGTCCCCGACGTTGCAGCGCATCCTGGACCTACAACAGATTGGCGTCGACCGGTTCAGCGTGCCCGTCATTCATGGTGGTGACCGAATCTTCGGCGGCCACCTTCTAGCTCAGGCACTGATGAGCGCGGCCCGGACCGTCGAGCAGGACCGTCAGCCCAACTCGATCCACGCCAGTTTCCTGCGCGCCGGTGTCGCCGGGACTGACCTGACCTTCGAGGTGCAGCGGATCAGAGATGGCGGCTCGTTCAGCACCCGGCGGGTGGTCATTCACCAGCAGGGGCGCGAACTGTTGATGGCGACGGTGTCGTTTCATGTCGGCGAAGCGGGGGAGGACTGGCAGCCGAGCCGGGCCGAATCGACGATGCCGCGTATCGCCGACGCGTCCCCGATACCGAGTGACGCGCGGTTTGGCTCGGTCGGCTCGTACGAGATACGTACGGTCGCGCCGTGGACCGCTGGCCAACCTAGAGAGGGCCTGCATCCGTACTGGGTTCGCGCGGACAGCAACCTCGGTGAGTCGCCGGCGTTGCACTACGCTGCTCTGCTTCTGATCAGTGATCTCGGCATCATCCGCGCCGCGCGCAACCCGCACAGTCAGGTCCCGGGCAACGAGTGGGCGGCGATGAGCCTCGATCACGCTCTGTGGTGGCATCGCGCGCCCCGCGCGGACCAGTGGATGCTGGTCGAAGCGGAACCGACGAGCAACGCGCTGGGCCGCGGAATGGCCCATGGCCGGATCCGTGCCGAAGACGGCACGCTACTCGCGACGCTCAATCAAGAGGTACTCCTGCGCATGCCGGCCCGGAAGCCGCGCGCCGAGCAACCCGCTGTGGCTAAGGCCGCTGATCGGTGA
- a CDS encoding DUF5319 family protein, which yields MHRDTYGHDSSGHEPNRHDPLWDGAPLDPFLEDGFDPATALDAEPLPEPLDEEEKLLIREDLVQLDAFLELLAPRGIKGIAIDCDGCHEVHYYAWAIMRANLVHMLQYNQSRVHEPPFSPDPDEFVSWDYARGYADAITDQRP from the coding sequence GTGCACAGAGATACCTACGGCCATGATTCATCCGGGCACGAACCGAACCGCCATGATCCTCTGTGGGACGGTGCCCCTCTCGACCCGTTCCTGGAGGACGGTTTCGACCCCGCTACCGCGCTCGACGCAGAGCCCCTACCCGAACCACTCGACGAGGAAGAAAAGCTTCTGATCCGCGAAGATCTCGTCCAGTTGGACGCCTTCCTGGAGCTACTTGCTCCACGCGGCATCAAGGGCATTGCAATCGATTGCGACGGCTGCCACGAGGTGCACTACTACGCGTGGGCGATCATGCGCGCCAACCTCGTCCATATGCTGCAGTACAACCAATCCCGCGTGCACGAGCCACCGTTCAGTCCCGATCCTGATGAGTTTGTCAGCTGGGACTACGCCCGGGGATACGCCGACGCGATCACCGATCAGCGGCCTTAG
- a CDS encoding flavin-containing monooxygenase: MADTHEAPVTLTQDQRDALRERYREERDKRIRPDGINQYVEPTGQFAVLEEDPYTPWVEREALTDHVEFLFVGGGFAGLSVCARLKEAGIDDFRIVESGGDFGGVWYWNRYPGAMCDTAAMVYLPLLEETGHMPTMKYVRAPEIWGHALRIATHYDLYPHAVFSTQIHTMTWNDDASHWVIETNRGDRMTATYVAMGTGPLNRPKLPGVPGIESFAGDAFHTARWDYEVTGGDWTGEPMTKLAEKRVGIVGTGATGIQIVPSLGRDAGELYVFQRTPSAVGVRGNHEIDPDWFSALEPGWQSKWLRNFAVLQTMGVADEDLVHDGWTDITKRIFARMMANAPDPSAITPADFVAAYHDSDDEKMEEIRGRVDEIVEDPETAAGLKAWYRQFCKRPCFHDEYLPTFNRPNVHLVDTDGKGVERIDETGAWVGDKHYDLDVLIYASGFEFNTDYTHRSAFEVVGRGGVTLTDKWAKGMQSFQGMHVHGFPNMFVVGIFQGSSLASNVTSNYVDTGHTIAAILTHAQSVGAGQVEVLPEAETDWVAAIEKAPKGIVGGPDCTPGYYNSEGQAEGRKEKLDRGGYPLGPVPFFDYIADWRTNGRFEGLAFR; the protein is encoded by the coding sequence ATGGCCGACACTCATGAGGCACCAGTCACCCTTACCCAGGATCAGCGCGACGCATTGCGCGAGCGCTACCGCGAGGAGCGGGACAAGCGGATCAGGCCCGATGGGATCAACCAGTACGTCGAACCGACCGGCCAGTTCGCCGTGCTCGAAGAGGACCCGTACACGCCGTGGGTCGAGCGCGAGGCGTTGACCGATCACGTCGAGTTTCTCTTTGTCGGTGGCGGTTTTGCGGGGCTGTCGGTGTGTGCGCGGCTGAAAGAAGCCGGCATCGACGACTTCCGGATCGTTGAGAGCGGCGGCGACTTCGGCGGCGTGTGGTACTGGAACCGCTACCCGGGCGCGATGTGCGATACGGCCGCCATGGTCTATCTGCCACTGCTCGAGGAGACCGGCCACATGCCGACCATGAAGTATGTGCGCGCGCCGGAGATCTGGGGTCACGCCCTGCGCATCGCCACGCATTATGACCTTTATCCACACGCGGTCTTCTCCACCCAGATCCACACGATGACGTGGAACGACGACGCGTCGCACTGGGTGATCGAGACCAATCGTGGCGATCGGATGACAGCGACGTACGTCGCGATGGGTACTGGCCCGCTGAACCGGCCCAAACTGCCTGGCGTACCAGGGATCGAGTCCTTCGCGGGCGACGCGTTCCACACCGCGCGGTGGGACTACGAGGTCACTGGCGGTGACTGGACGGGTGAGCCGATGACGAAACTCGCCGAGAAGCGGGTCGGGATTGTCGGCACCGGGGCAACGGGAATCCAGATCGTGCCGTCACTCGGACGTGACGCGGGGGAGTTGTATGTCTTCCAGCGCACGCCATCTGCGGTCGGCGTGCGCGGTAACCACGAGATCGACCCGGACTGGTTTAGTGCACTTGAGCCGGGCTGGCAGTCGAAATGGCTGCGCAACTTTGCGGTGTTGCAGACGATGGGCGTCGCCGACGAAGACCTTGTGCATGACGGCTGGACGGACATCACGAAGCGCATCTTCGCCAGGATGATGGCCAATGCGCCTGACCCGTCCGCGATCACGCCGGCCGACTTCGTGGCGGCGTACCACGACAGTGACGACGAGAAGATGGAGGAGATCCGTGGACGGGTCGACGAAATCGTCGAGGATCCCGAGACGGCCGCAGGCCTGAAGGCCTGGTATCGGCAGTTCTGCAAGCGTCCGTGCTTCCATGACGAATATCTGCCGACCTTCAACCGACCCAACGTGCACTTGGTCGACACCGATGGCAAGGGGGTCGAACGGATCGACGAGACCGGGGCATGGGTGGGCGACAAGCACTACGACCTCGACGTCCTGATCTACGCCTCCGGCTTCGAGTTCAACACCGACTACACGCACCGCTCTGCATTCGAGGTCGTCGGTCGCGGTGGAGTGACCCTTACCGACAAATGGGCCAAGGGAATGCAGTCATTCCAGGGAATGCACGTGCACGGCTTCCCCAACATGTTCGTCGTGGGCATCTTCCAGGGCTCTAGTCTGGCCTCCAACGTCACGAGCAACTACGTCGACACCGGACACACCATCGCCGCCATTCTCACGCACGCGCAGTCCGTCGGCGCCGGACAGGTCGAGGTACTGCCGGAAGCCGAGACAGACTGGGTCGCGGCGATCGAGAAGGCGCCGAAGGGCATCGTTGGTGGCCCCGACTGCACGCCCGGCTACTACAACAGTGAAGGACAGGCCGAGGGTCGCAAGGAAAAACTCGACCGCGGCGGCTACCCGCTCGGGCCGGTGCCGTTTTTCGACTACATCGCCGATTGGCGCACCAACGGGAGGTTCGAGGGACTCGCGTTTCGTTGA
- a CDS encoding GuaB3 family IMP dehydrogenase-related protein translates to MRDYVQIGIGREARRGYHLSDISVVPTRRTRDAEDVSTAWRLDAFKFDIPLVAHPSDATMSPASVAEVGAAGGLGTLNAEGLWTRYSDPAAAYDKLLASDPQRATTALQQLYAEPVREELITERIGQLRDAGGTVAVRVSPQHTELLAPVILKAGVDILIIQGTIVSAEHVSTGGGELNLKQFIADLDVPVVVGGCNNYQTALHLMRTGAAGIIVGFGIDRSATTDDVLGIRAPMATAIIDAAAARRDYLDETGGRYVHVIADGELHTSGDIVRALGCGADAVMLGRALATATEAPGKGAWWDFAASHPKLPRGVFDPDAAEAQLPMQQLLSGDALVANGRHSLFGGVRRGMAKCGYSDLKEFQRVELAMSEPVAHSS, encoded by the coding sequence ATGCGTGACTACGTCCAGATCGGGATAGGACGCGAAGCGCGTCGCGGATACCACCTGTCCGACATATCCGTCGTACCGACGCGGCGCACGCGCGACGCGGAAGATGTGTCGACCGCGTGGCGACTCGACGCGTTCAAGTTCGACATCCCGCTCGTCGCGCACCCCAGCGATGCGACCATGAGCCCGGCGTCGGTAGCCGAGGTCGGGGCCGCGGGTGGGCTCGGCACGCTCAACGCCGAGGGCCTGTGGACTCGATACAGCGATCCTGCCGCGGCGTACGACAAGTTGCTCGCCTCCGATCCGCAGCGCGCGACGACAGCACTGCAGCAGCTGTACGCCGAACCGGTCCGCGAAGAGCTGATCACCGAACGCATCGGGCAGCTGCGCGACGCTGGCGGCACCGTGGCGGTGCGCGTATCTCCGCAGCACACCGAACTGCTCGCACCGGTGATCCTCAAAGCCGGCGTCGACATACTGATCATTCAAGGCACGATCGTCTCGGCCGAGCATGTGAGCACGGGAGGCGGCGAGCTCAACCTCAAGCAGTTCATCGCCGATCTGGACGTGCCGGTGGTCGTGGGCGGCTGCAACAACTACCAAACCGCGCTGCACCTGATGCGCACCGGAGCGGCCGGAATTATCGTCGGCTTCGGTATCGACCGCTCGGCCACCACCGACGACGTGCTCGGGATCCGGGCGCCAATGGCCACAGCGATCATCGATGCTGCCGCGGCGCGCCGTGACTACCTCGACGAGACCGGTGGCCGATACGTCCACGTGATCGCCGACGGCGAGCTGCACACCAGCGGTGACATCGTGCGGGCGCTCGGCTGCGGCGCCGACGCTGTCATGCTCGGCCGGGCGCTTGCCACCGCGACCGAGGCGCCGGGTAAGGGCGCGTGGTGGGATTTCGCCGCGAGCCACCCAAAGCTGCCGCGCGGTGTGTTCGACCCGGACGCGGCCGAGGCCCAGCTGCCCATGCAGCAGCTGTTGTCCGGCGACGCGCTGGTCGCGAATGGCCGGCACAGCCTCTTCGGCGGCGTACGCCGAGGAATGGCCAAGTGTGGTTATAGCGATCTCAAGGAATTTCAGCGCGTCGAGCTAGCCATGTCCGAACCGGTCGCGCACTCTTCTTGA
- the groES gene encoding co-chaperone GroES produces MAKAKVAIKPLEDRVVVQANEAETTTASGLVIPDTAKEKPQEGTVISVGPGRIDDNGNRVPLDVNVGDVVIYSKYGGTEVKYAGEEYLVLSARDLLAVVEK; encoded by the coding sequence ATGGCGAAGGCAAAGGTGGCAATCAAGCCGCTCGAGGACCGCGTCGTGGTTCAGGCCAACGAGGCGGAAACCACCACTGCGTCCGGTCTTGTTATCCCGGACACCGCTAAGGAAAAGCCCCAGGAGGGCACCGTTATCTCGGTCGGCCCCGGCCGCATCGACGACAACGGCAACCGCGTACCGCTCGATGTCAACGTCGGTGACGTTGTCATCTACTCCAAGTACGGCGGCACCGAGGTCAAGTATGCAGGCGAGGAGTACCTCGTCCTCTCCGCGCGCGACCTGCTCGCAGTAGTCGAGAAGTAA
- the groL gene encoding chaperonin GroEL (60 kDa chaperone family; promotes refolding of misfolded polypeptides especially under stressful conditions; forms two stacked rings of heptamers to form a barrel-shaped 14mer; ends can be capped by GroES; misfolded proteins enter the barrel where they are refolded when GroES binds), whose product MAKVIHFDEEARRGLERGVNRLADAVRVTLGPRGRNVVLDKKFGAPVITNDGVTIAREIDLSDPFENMGAQLVKSVAIKTNDIAGDGTTSATVLAQAMVKEGLRNVAAGANPMDVKRGIEAAIEAVEAELTKNATPVKGRDAVAQVATISAQDKTIGDLIADAMDKIGADGVITVEEGSTLTTELELTEGMQFDKGYISPYFVTDTQAMESVHEDAYVLLHPGKISAINELLPLLEKVAKAGKPLVIIAEDVDGEALSTLVVNAIRKTFNVVAVKAPFFGDRRKAFMEDLAIVTGGQVISPEIGLSLESADLDLLGKVRRAVVTKDYTTLVEGAGGKKAIDGRVSQLRSEIESTDSDWDREKLQERLAKLAGGVAVIKAGAATEVEMKEKKLRIEDAISATRAAVDEGIVQGGGAALVHASKVLDGDLGLTADQATGVRLVRTAMSAPLYWIARNSGQEGSVIVAHVRDGKPTVGWNADTGEYGNLIKQGVVDPVKVTKAAVTNAASVAAMILTTQGTISEKPEEDEEEAGHGHGHGHGHNTGPGF is encoded by the coding sequence ATGGCAAAAGTTATTCACTTTGACGAGGAAGCGCGACGCGGTCTCGAACGTGGCGTCAACCGCCTCGCCGACGCCGTCCGCGTCACGCTCGGCCCGCGCGGTCGCAACGTCGTACTGGACAAGAAGTTCGGCGCGCCGGTCATCACCAATGACGGCGTCACGATCGCGCGCGAGATCGACCTGTCCGACCCGTTCGAAAACATGGGAGCACAGCTCGTCAAGTCGGTGGCGATCAAGACCAACGACATCGCCGGTGACGGCACGACGTCTGCGACCGTCCTCGCCCAGGCGATGGTGAAGGAGGGTCTGCGTAACGTCGCTGCAGGCGCCAACCCCATGGATGTCAAGCGGGGCATCGAGGCGGCCATCGAAGCTGTTGAGGCAGAGCTGACCAAGAACGCCACGCCCGTCAAGGGCCGCGACGCGGTCGCGCAGGTAGCCACCATCTCCGCGCAGGATAAAACTATTGGTGATCTGATCGCCGACGCGATGGACAAGATCGGCGCCGACGGTGTCATCACGGTCGAGGAAGGTTCGACGCTCACCACCGAGCTCGAGCTGACCGAAGGTATGCAGTTCGACAAGGGCTACATCTCGCCGTACTTCGTCACCGACACCCAGGCTATGGAGTCCGTGCACGAGGACGCCTACGTCTTGCTGCACCCGGGCAAGATCTCTGCGATCAACGAACTGCTGCCGCTGCTGGAGAAAGTAGCGAAGGCCGGCAAGCCGCTGGTTATCATCGCCGAAGACGTCGACGGCGAGGCCCTCTCGACGCTCGTGGTCAACGCGATCCGTAAGACGTTCAACGTCGTCGCGGTCAAGGCCCCGTTCTTCGGTGATCGCCGCAAGGCATTCATGGAAGACCTTGCGATCGTCACTGGCGGTCAGGTGATCTCCCCGGAGATCGGCCTGAGCCTGGAGTCCGCGGACCTCGACCTGCTCGGCAAGGTACGCCGCGCGGTCGTCACCAAGGACTACACGACCCTCGTCGAAGGCGCCGGTGGCAAGAAGGCGATCGATGGTCGCGTTTCGCAACTGCGCTCGGAGATCGAGTCGACCGACAGCGACTGGGACCGGGAGAAGCTGCAGGAGCGGCTGGCGAAGCTCGCCGGCGGCGTTGCGGTCATCAAGGCCGGTGCGGCGACCGAGGTTGAGATGAAGGAGAAGAAGCTTCGCATCGAAGACGCGATCTCGGCGACTCGCGCAGCGGTGGACGAAGGCATTGTGCAGGGCGGTGGCGCGGCGCTCGTGCACGCCTCCAAGGTGCTTGACGGGGACCTGGGCCTCACGGCCGATCAGGCTACCGGCGTACGGCTTGTGCGGACCGCAATGTCCGCACCGTTGTACTGGATCGCCCGTAACTCCGGCCAAGAGGGTTCGGTCATCGTCGCGCACGTGCGCGATGGCAAGCCGACCGTCGGCTGGAATGCCGACACCGGCGAGTACGGCAACCTGATCAAGCAGGGCGTCGTCGACCCGGTCAAGGTCACCAAGGCCGCCGTCACCAACGCGGCCTCGGTCGCGGCGATGATCCTGACGACCCAGGGCACGATTTCTGAGAAGCCAGAAGAGGACGAGGAAGAGGCCGGTCACGGCCACGGACACGGCCACGGGCACAACACGGGCCCAGGCTTCTAA